A region of Argentina anserina chromosome 5, drPotAnse1.1, whole genome shotgun sequence DNA encodes the following proteins:
- the LOC126794016 gene encoding LRR receptor-like serine/threonine-protein kinase FEI 2 has protein sequence MKKGLLFWVFSVIVAATVYSHCSLALNQDGFTLLEIKTNLNDSRNMLSNWQDSDESPCNWTGITCHPQDQRVSAINLPYMQLGGTISPSIGKLSRLQRLALHQNSLHGFIPNEVTRCAELRALYLRANYLQGGIPSDIGNLSSLTILDISSNLLKGAIPSSIGRLSRLRSLNLSTNFFSGEIPDVGVLSNFGNNSFIGNLDLCGQQVHKPCRTSLGFPAVLPHAASDEAAVPAKRSSHYIKGLLIGVMSTMAVALFILLGFLWARLLSKKERVAKKYTEVTKQVNQEAGTKLITFHGDLPYPSCEIIDKLESLDEEDVVGSGGFGTVYRMVMNDCGTFAVKRIDRGREGSDQGFERELEILGSIKHINLVNLRGYCRLPTSKLLIYDYVAMGSLDDFLHGDGLEERSLNWGARLRIALGSARGIAYLHHDCCPKIVHRDIKSSNILLDENLEPHVSDFGLAKLLVDEDAHVTTVVAGTFGYLAPEYLQSGRATQKSDVYSFGVLLLELVTGKRPTDPTFVQKGLNVVGWMNTLLRENRLKDFVDKRCRDADPQSLEVILEIAARCTDANPDDRPSMNQVLQLLEQEIMSPCPSDFYDSHSDHC, from the exons CTGTTTACTCTCATTGCTCTCTTGCTCTCAACCAAGATG GTTTCACACTGCTGGAAATAAAAACTAATTTGAATGACAGTAGGAACATGCTCAGTAACTGGCAGGACTCGGATGAATCACCTTGTAATTGGACTGGTATTACTTGCCATCCTCAGGACCAAAGAGTCAGCGCTAT TAACCTACCCTATATGCAACTAGGAGGGACTATATCTCCCAGCATTGGCAAACTCAGTAGATTGCAGAGGCT GGCACTTCACCAGAATAGCTTACATGGATTTATACCTAATGAAGTTACCAGATGCGCGGAGCTTAGAGCATT GTATTTGAGGGCTAATTATCTACAAGGAGGTATACCATCAGACATTGGAAACCTTTCTTCTCTAACCATATT AGACATATCAAGTAATTTATTAAAGGGTGCCATACCTTCATCTATTGGCCGCCTATCACGATTGCGCTCTCT GAACTTGTCGACTAACTTCTTCTCAGGGGAAATCCCAGATGTTGGAGTTCTGAGCAACTTTGGAAATAATTC GTTTATTGGAAATCTTGATCTTTGTGGCCAACAAGTGCACAAGCCGTGTCGAACCTCACTGGGATTTCCTGCTGTATTGCCACATGCGGCGAGTGATGAAGCAGCAG TGCCTGCCAAGCGATCTTCACATTACATTAAGGGACTGCTTATTGGTGTCATGTCCACCATGGCGGTTGCACTTTTCATTCTCCTGGGCTTCCTTTGGGCTCGATTACTATCAAAGAAGGAACGAGTGGCCAAGAAATATACAGAAGTTACGAAGCAAGTGAATCAAGAAGCAG GCACAAAACTCATTACTTTCCATGGAGATTTGCCGTACCCTTCATGTGAGATCATAGACAAATTAGAGTCACTTGATGAAGAGGATGTTGTAGGATCAGGAGGATTTGGCACTGTGTACCGAATGGTCATGAATGATTGTGGAACATTTGCTGTTAAAAGAATTGATAGAGGTAGGGAAGGATCAGATCAAGGTTTCGAGAGGGAGTTAGAGATCTTGGGCAGCATTAAGCATATAAATCTGGTTAACTTAAGAGGCTACTGCAGGCTCCCTACTTCTAAGCTTCTGATATATGATTATGTAGCTATGGGGAGCTTAGATGATTTCTTGCATG GAGATGGGCTGGAAGAGCGATCTCTGAATTGGGGTGCGCGTTTAAGAATAGCTCTCGGTTCTGCCAGAGGGATAGCTTACCTGCATCATGATTGCTGTCCAAAGATAGTACACCGTGACATAAAATCGAGCAACATTCTGCTTGATGAAAACTTGGAGCCCCATGTCTCAGACTTTGGTCTTGCAAAGCTTTTGGTTGACGAGGATGCCCATGTTACCACAGTGGTGGCTGGCACTTTTGGCTATCTTGCACCAG AGTATTTGCAAAGCGGAAGAGCAACACAGAAGTCGGATGTGTATAGCTTTGGAGTTCTTTTGCTTGAGCTTGTGACCGGAAAGAGGCCTACTGATCCGACATTTGTTCAGAAAGGCTTAAATGTAGTTGGTTGG ATGAACACGCTATTGAGAGAGAACCGGTTGAAGGATTTCGTTGACAAGCGGTGCAGAGATGCAGATCCTCAAAGTTTGGAAGTAATTCTTGAAATAGCTGCAAGGTGCACGGATGCGAACCCAGATGATAGGCCATCAATGAATCAGGTACTACAGTTGCTAGAGCAAGAAATCATGTCACCTTGCCCAAGTGATTTCTACGACTCCCACTCAGATCATTGTTAA